Genomic segment of Octadecabacter arcticus 238:
CCGGCGCGCCGTTCATGGGCCCAATCGCTGCGTGCCGCGTTGGTTTTGAAGATGGCGATTACATCCTGAATCCTGAAATGGACGACATGCACAAGCTGCGTGAAAACCCTGATCAGCGTTTGGACCTTGTTGTTGCAGGCACCAAAGACGCCGTAATGATGGTTGAATCCGAAGCCTATGAGCTGTCCGAGGAAGAAATGCTTGGCGCGGTTGAATTCGCCCACGCACAGATTCAGCCGGTCATCGACATGATCGTCGATCTGGCAGAAGACGCTGCAAAAGAGCCGTTCAACTTCTCAGCACCTGATTACTCTGACTTGTCCAAGGCGGTTGCCGCGGCTGGTGAAAAGCAGATGCGCGCAGCCTTCGCAATTTCTGACAAGCAAGAACGCACAACGGCCGTTTCCGACGCCCGCACCGCGATCAAAGCCGCATTGAGCGAAGAGCAGCTTGGCGATGAGAACCTCGGTTCCGCGCTCAAGAAACTCGAAGCCTCCATCCTGCGCGGCGATGTTGTTAAGACAGGCAAGCGGATCGACGGTCGCAAGACTGACGAAATCCGTGAGATCGTATCGGAAACCGGCATTCTGCCACGGACCCACGGTTCTGCTTTGTTCACACGCGGCGAAACCCAAGGTTTGGTTGTGACCACTCTGGGCACCGGCGACGACGAGCAGATGATCGACAGCCTGCAGGGCATGTATAAGTCGAACTTCCTGCTGCACTATAACTTCCCCCCATACTCGGTTGGTGAGGTTGGTCGTTTCGGCCCTCCAGGCCGTCGTGAAATCGGCCACGGTAAACTTGCATGGCGCGCGCTTCAGGCAGTTCTGCCAGCGGCGACGGATTTCCCTTACACAATCCGCGTTGTATCAGAGATCACTGAATCCAACGGCTCATCTTCGATGGCATCCGTTTGTGGTGGTTCCTTGTCGATGATGGACGCTGGTGTGCCTTTGAAAGCACCAGTTGCTGGTGTTGCTATGGGTCTGATCATGGAAGACAGCGGCGAATATGCCATCCTGTCCGACATCTTGGGTGACGAAGACCACCTCGGCGACATGGACTTCAAGGTTGCGGGTACCGAAAACGGCATCACGTCCTTGCAGATGGATATCAAGATTGCAGGCATCACGCCCGCCATCATGAAAGAAGCTTTGGCGCAGGCCAAAGTGGGGCGTATCCATATTCTTGGTGAGATGAACAAAGCCATGTCCTCGACTGGTGAATTCTCCGAACATGCACCGAAGATCGAAACGATGCAGGTGCCAGTGGATAAAATCCGCGAAGTCATCGGTTCTGGCGGTAAAGTTATCCGCGAGATCGTCGAAGTGTCCGGCGCAAAGGTCGACATCAACGACGAAGGCATCATCAAGATCGCATCATCAAATGCAGAAGCGATCAAAAAAGCCTATGACATGATCTGGTCCATCGTGGCCGAGCCTGAAGAAGGCATGGTTTACACCGGTACGGTCGTCAAAATCGTCGACTTCGGTGCATTCGTGAACTTCTTCGGTAAGAAAGACGGCCTCGTGCATGTCTCTCAGATCGAGAACCGTCGCTTAAACCACCCGTCAGACGTTCTAAAAGAAGGCCAAGAAGTGAAAGTCAAACTTCTGGGCTTCGACGATCGCGGCAAGGTTCGCCTGTCGATGAAAGTTGTCGATCAGGTCACTGGTGAAGAAGTTAAAGAAGAAGCCAAAGAAGACTAAGGTCTGATTGCCTTACCTATTCTTTAGTATTGGGCCCCGATGGAAACATCGGGGCCCTTTTGCATTTGCGGGATCGATGTCACAGGTATGGGAACCCTGACCTCATCGTGATGCGCGAAACCTTGCCCAGAGGGCACATTACAGGGCATACACACAACCAACAGACGCAGACTGGGGATTCCAATGATTACGCGCCGCCATTTTTTGAACACCGCCGCCGCAGCCACAGCTGGCGTTGCAGCAACTTCTGCAAATGCCCAAGGGTTTCTTATTCCCGAACAGCAATTGCCCCGCATCGTGCGCATTGACCGCGACTACGCGACCGGCGAAATCCACGTCGAACCTAACAATTTCAAGCTTTACTGGGTGCTCGGCCCAGGCCTTGCGATGGAATATTCCGTCGGGATTGGCCGCGCTGGTCTGTATGAAAGCGGCGATTTCATGATCCAAGTGAAGAAAGAATGGCCCAGCTGGACCCCGACACCAGCCATGATTGAACGCAGCCCCCAGTCTTACGCCCAATTCGCGGATGGCATGGAAGGCGGTATCAATAACCCGCTGGGCGCACGCGCGCTGTATCTCTTTAGTGGCGACCGCGACACGTACCTTCGGATCCACGGCACCAACGCGCCAAATACCATCGGCAGTGCGGTTTCCAATGGCTGCGTGCGACTAGTCAACAGCCACATCTCCGATCTTTACAACCGCGTACCTCTGAACACGCGCGCAGTTCTGCACTAATTTACTGGCAACACCAAACAACAAAGGCCCCGCCAATTGGCAGGGCTTTTATAGATTTTGATCGCTTATCTATTTTGGCAATTTTGCCATACGCAGGTACGGCAGCTTGGTGTCGATTGATCCGTACTTCGCAATCGCATCCTCGTCAGACACGGCGACAGGCACCACAACATCGCCACCCGGAACCCAGTTGGCTGGAGTCGCAACATTTTCACGCGCCGCCGTTTGCAATCCGTCCAACGCGCGCAGCACTTCGGCGAAGTTACGGCCAACGTTCATCGGGTAGGTCATCGACAATTTCAGCTTCTTGTCTGGCCCGATGATTAACACAGCCCGCACCGTAGCACTGTCCGCCGGTGTGCGTCCGTCGGGCATGTAGGCCTCGGCTGGGAGCATGTCGAACGCCTTGGCCATCGTGAGGTCGGAGTCAGCAACAATCGGGAAACCCGCCTTCGCCCCAGCAAAACCTTCAATGTCAGCCTTCCATTTCTTGTGTTCTTCAACACCATCGATGGAAATCCCTAATACCTTGGTACCGCGCGCGTCCCATTCGTCGGCTAGCTGTGCCACGGCCCCGAATTCCGTCGTGCAAACGGGCGTAAAATCTTTTGGATGGCTGAACAAAATCGCCCAGCTTTCGCCAATCCAGTCATGCAAAGCGAACGTGCCTTGGTCAGTTTCAACAGTCAAATTCGGGATCGTGTCGTTGATGCGTAGGCCCATGTTGGCTCTCCTTTTGTATTACGTTCATAAGCTTATATAGGCATTCATCCGGCCCAATTCTACTTATACTCCTGCGCCTGAATTGACCTGACGATTTTGGGCCTGCGATTCACTTCGTCGCATGGCCAAAGGCGGTTCAGTCTGTATTTTGAGTTTATGAGCAAGCAATACAAAACAGTCTCCTTATCCGACGAGCAGCGCATAGCACTTGAAGCGCTTTGCCGCCGCCGCAAAGTTGACGCCCTTGTTTGGAAACGGGCGCGCGCGTTTCTTCTTTTGGACGCAGGAGAAGACGCCGGAACGGTTTGCCGGATTTTGGATATTGGCCCGACAGTTTTGACGGAGTGGCGATTTGCCTTTGCCGGTGCGGGACTATCGTTTTTCGGTCTGAAGGACTACAGCCAGCGTCAGGGTCATTTGTCCGTCGTGCAAGAGCAGGTGGTGAGAGCCCATTTCACCGCGCAGCCTGCCCGCAATGCCGATGAGGTCTGTGCCTATGTTCTAGCCGAGTGCGACCAAAACTACAGCACGTCGGGAGCCGCCAAGCTGATGCGCCGCCTGGGGTTCGCGTATAAGAAACCACAATTGCTGCCTGCACAGGCCGATGAAGCCAAGCAGGCTGCGTTTATTGCCAAATATGAGGCCCTGATGAACGGGTTGGCCGCAGATGAGATGGTTGTCTTTTCGGACGCTGTCCACCCCGAACACCAGAGCCGCCCCGCCCATGGTTGGTTCCCCAAGGGACAAAAGACGGCCCTGAAGGCGACATCAGGGCGCAAGCGGCTCAACATTCAGGGCGCGCTTGACCTTGAGACTTTCCAGTTCACCTTTGTGGAAGGCGAGAAGATCAATGCCCAGACAACCCGACAGATGCTGGAAAAGTTGGAACGCAACAACCAAACCAAGACGGCCATCCACGTCTTTGTCGACAATGCCCGCTATCATCATGCCAAGATACTACAGCCATGGCTGGACAGCCCAGAACGTCGGGTGAAGTTGCATTTCTTGCCAGCATATGCCCCGCACCTCAACCCGATCGAGCGTCTTTGGGGTGTTATGCACAAATGGGTCACCCACAATCGGCACTATGCAACGTTCAACCAATTCACAGAGGCCATTTTCGACTTCTTCCGCAAGACCCTGCCAGAAAAATGGCCAGAGTTCCGCGACACCGCCACCGACAACTTCCGCGTCATATCGCTCAAGGAATACAAAGTGATTTGAGGGGAAAACCTCAGGTCAATTCAGGCGCATGAGTATAGATCACATTTTGCCAGACACCTACGGATATCGGTAGACCGACCCGCGATTGCTGCTTGTCACCCGAAGGAGTCGAATTACGCATGGGAGGCGTTTAAAACGGTGCCTTTGCGCGAAACTTCACGCCTTCGCCACCGTCAGGATGGCGCAAACGCAACTCCTCAGAATGCAGCATTAACCGCTCATACTCCCGTGCCTCACCCTGTGCATAAAACGGATCGCCAAGGATCGGATGTCCAAGGCTGAGCATATGCACCCGTAGCTGGTGACTGCGTCCAGTTTTGGGCATCAACCGCACCCGCGATTCGCGCGCGTCATTGCGCA
This window contains:
- the pnp gene encoding polyribonucleotide nucleotidyltransferase, whose translation is MFKEVKKSIQWGEETLTLETGKVARQADGTVIATYGETTVMANVTFAKKQKPGQDFFPLTVHYNEKYYAAGKVPGGFFKREARPTEKETLTSRLIDRPIRPLFVDGFKNEVLVICTVLSHDLVNDPDMVAMIAASAALTISGAPFMGPIAACRVGFEDGDYILNPEMDDMHKLRENPDQRLDLVVAGTKDAVMMVESEAYELSEEEMLGAVEFAHAQIQPVIDMIVDLAEDAAKEPFNFSAPDYSDLSKAVAAAGEKQMRAAFAISDKQERTTAVSDARTAIKAALSEEQLGDENLGSALKKLEASILRGDVVKTGKRIDGRKTDEIREIVSETGILPRTHGSALFTRGETQGLVVTTLGTGDDEQMIDSLQGMYKSNFLLHYNFPPYSVGEVGRFGPPGRREIGHGKLAWRALQAVLPAATDFPYTIRVVSEITESNGSSSMASVCGGSLSMMDAGVPLKAPVAGVAMGLIMEDSGEYAILSDILGDEDHLGDMDFKVAGTENGITSLQMDIKIAGITPAIMKEALAQAKVGRIHILGEMNKAMSSTGEFSEHAPKIETMQVPVDKIREVIGSGGKVIREIVEVSGAKVDINDEGIIKIASSNAEAIKKAYDMIWSIVAEPEEGMVYTGTVVKIVDFGAFVNFFGKKDGLVHVSQIENRRLNHPSDVLKEGQEVKVKLLGFDDRGKVRLSMKVVDQVTGEEVKEEAKED
- a CDS encoding L,D-transpeptidase; translated protein: MITRRHFLNTAAAATAGVAATSANAQGFLIPEQQLPRIVRIDRDYATGEIHVEPNNFKLYWVLGPGLAMEYSVGIGRAGLYESGDFMIQVKKEWPSWTPTPAMIERSPQSYAQFADGMEGGINNPLGARALYLFSGDRDTYLRIHGTNAPNTIGSAVSNGCVRLVNSHISDLYNRVPLNTRAVLH
- a CDS encoding redoxin domain-containing protein codes for the protein MGLRINDTIPNLTVETDQGTFALHDWIGESWAILFSHPKDFTPVCTTEFGAVAQLADEWDARGTKVLGISIDGVEEHKKWKADIEGFAGAKAGFPIVADSDLTMAKAFDMLPAEAYMPDGRTPADSATVRAVLIIGPDKKLKLSMTYPMNVGRNFAEVLRALDGLQTAARENVATPANWVPGGDVVVPVAVSDEDAIAKYGSIDTKLPYLRMAKLPK
- a CDS encoding IS630 family transposase, translating into MSKQYKTVSLSDEQRIALEALCRRRKVDALVWKRARAFLLLDAGEDAGTVCRILDIGPTVLTEWRFAFAGAGLSFFGLKDYSQRQGHLSVVQEQVVRAHFTAQPARNADEVCAYVLAECDQNYSTSGAAKLMRRLGFAYKKPQLLPAQADEAKQAAFIAKYEALMNGLAADEMVVFSDAVHPEHQSRPAHGWFPKGQKTALKATSGRKRLNIQGALDLETFQFTFVEGEKINAQTTRQMLEKLERNNQTKTAIHVFVDNARYHHAKILQPWLDSPERRVKLHFLPAYAPHLNPIERLWGVMHKWVTHNRHYATFNQFTEAIFDFFRKTLPEKWPEFRDTATDNFRVISLKEYKVI